One region of Triticum aestivum cultivar Chinese Spring unplaced genomic scaffold, IWGSC CS RefSeq v2.1 scaffold13978, whole genome shotgun sequence genomic DNA includes:
- the LOC123175675 gene encoding uncharacterized protein, with protein sequence MEGLDVDDVFHHYRLSPTEVEAVTYYLPRLLSGETLHAVDKLIHRVDITGCEPKDLAARYAPVPQAMSSGDRFFFTTCKSKNGSKLQSVRSAGGGTWSIQKTSEISHAGVKVGEVKNLSFKKKGKSTGWVMEEYRCLLPEATVSDGVKVFSKMHLAQHAPDAARQESEAYKLQQQQPEAVTPSTHAQKRPATAAAVDPQPARPKKRTCVAVPVPAPGASATPSFLMYDEAARAMHGPLPHTNFPVQYAQASCESTTTSSRSDVAQAPEISSQPDVMESTQSEEAGSSIARSTSEEDVFEPLGPISDLPDWEEDGFDLEELMRMMEDDPIEVEPVTGANTGVEMGQQEPLYLDALDQGVLEGMLQSDDPYPMWRSEDQAMHNPAFHDDKEKRYNAASDLDAPSLQGQDHLFKPRPCSFDPFEAAWKAEEALEKEKRCNAAANLHAGGHSNFFS encoded by the coding sequence ATGGAGGGGCTCGACGTCGACGACGTCTTCCACCACTACCGGCTGAGCCCTACGGAAGTGGAGGCCGTCACCTACTACCTGCCACGCCTCCTCTCCGGCGAGACGCTGCATGCCGTCGACAAGCTCATCCACCGCGTCGACATCACCGGCTGCGAGCCCAAGGATCTGGCCGCCCGATACGCGCCCGTGCCGCAGGCCATGAGCAGCGGCGACCGGTTCTTCTTCACCACGTGCAAGAGCAAGAACGGGAGCAAGCTCCAGAGCGTGCGCAGCGCCGGCGGCGGCACCTGGAGCATCCAGAAAACCTCGGAGATTAGCCACGCGGGAGTCAAGGTCGGCGAGGTCAAGAACCTGtccttcaagaagaagggcaagtcgaCAGGCTGGGTCATGGAGGAATACCGGTGCCTGCTGCCGGAGGCCACCGTCTCCGACGGGGTGAAGGTGTTCAGCAAGATGCACTTGGCTCAGCATGCTCCTGACGCGGCCCGCCAGGAATCGGAGGCGTACAAGCTTCAGCAACAGCAACCAGAGGCCGTGACCCCGAGCACGCACGCGCAGAAGAGGCCAGCGACCGCTGCCGCCGTCGATCCTCAACCGGCGCGCCCCAAGAAGAGGACGTGCGTTGCCGTCCCCGTCCCGGCACCTGGAGCATCGGCCACACCGTCGTTCTTGATGTATGATGAGGCAGCCAGAGCAATGCATGGCCCGCTGCCTCACACCAACTTCCCTGTTCAGTATGCACAAGCATCATGCGAGTCCACTACAACATCCAGCCGCTCCGACGTTGCTCAAGCTCCTGAGATTTCCTCCCAGCCAGATGTGATGGAGTCCACCCAATCAGAAGAGGCTGGCTCGAGCATTGCAAGGAGCACATCTGAAGAGGATGTGTTTGAGCCATTGGGGCCTATTTCCGATTTGCCGGATTGGGAGGAAGATGGTTTTGATCTTGAAGAACTAATGAGAATGATGGAAGACGACCCAATTGAAGTTGAGCCGGTCACTGGAGCCAACACTGGCGTGGAGATGGGCCAACAGGAACCTCTGTACCTGGATGCCTTGGACCAAGGCGTGCTGGAGGGCATGCTGCAGTCTGATGACCCTTACCCAATGTGGAGATCAGAGGATCAGGCCATGCACAACCCTGCCTTCCATGATGACAAGGAGAAGAGGTACAATGCCGCGTCGGATCTTGACGCTCCATCGCTTCAGGGACAGGACCACTTGTTCAAACCGCGGCCGTGCTCCTTCGATCCATTTGAAGCAGCATGGAAGGCCGAAGAGGCGCTCGAGAAGGAGAAGAGGTGCAATGCCGCGGCCAATCTTCACGCTGGAGGGCACAGCAACTTCTTCTC